In Runella sp. SP2, the genomic window GTTGCCGATGGTAGCCGTAAAGGTGAGGCTTGTGCCCGGCAGTACTGTACCCGTTGGACTGACCGAAATAGAAGCTGTGGGCATGACGATAGGAGCAATGACGACGTTGGTAGTGATCACCTCCAAACAACCGTCATTGTCAACGGTGTAAGTAACGGTGTAGCTGCCGGCGGTACTTTTGCTTGGGTCTATTTTTCCCGTTTGAGCATCAATCGTAAGTCCCGTTGTAGAGCTGTAGCTTCCGCCGCTGGCGCCTGTGAGGGTCACAGTGCCTTCCGTAACGGTTGAACAAAAAGGAGACCCCGCATAGGAAATCGTAGTAGTTGGAGTAGGGCAAGGTGGGCATTCGCCGCTGGAAACGGTAATAGATGAATGGCAGTTAGCGCCATCTGTGGTAAACGGCACCCAGCCCGTAGTGGGTGGAGCGGTGTTCGTTGAACTGTTATAAAACAGCGATACATTCATTGAATTTCGGATGTACCAGCCTTCGGGGTGATTGGGGTCTCCTGCCCCCCAATAATAAAGGCGGTTTTGGTCATCGTCTTTCAAATCGGGGCGTTCGTTCGATATACCGGTTTGGGTGTATGTGCCCGCAGTAGTGCCACAACCAGACTTTACACACATAACAATAGGATTGGCAACTTGCAAGTTGGTACTGAGCGTAAAATTAATTGTACTTAAATCACACGAACCTCCAGTACTAGCCTGCCAGCATGAAGTAGGCACAGTTTTAGTCGTTGTTACGTTAGATAACTGACCGTTTACTCCCCCACCGATTTTCCATCTTAAACTTGACTTATCGAACTTTAATTCTTCCCCATCAGACCTTTTATAAACAGGCCGCTCATCAACAATACCAGATAAGTAATAAGTACCATTAAAGTGGGAGAGGCAACCGGTATTGACCAAAACGGAGGCAGCAAAAGTATTAGCAGGTTGAATGTATTCCCCATAAGCCACTTTGATATTGCCGCCAACGCAGCCACTATTTACTACTGTCCAGTCGCACGTGGGGGGCGCATCGGCAGTGGAGGCTGCCTTGTAAGCAATACCCATCGAACCACTCACCACCCACTGGGCATTGGGGGCATCGTAGTAAAGTTCATTGTTGTCGGAATCAACAAATTTTTTCTTGCCATTTAGCGTCCCCTTTTCAACGTAATTACCTGCCAAATTGCCACAGTCGGTATAAACAGCATACCGTTCTAAAATCGTAAGACTTACCGTTGTGCCGTCACTGTTGTTAAAGGCAACGGTGAAATCTCCCGTCGCAGTGGCCTGAAAATGCTGAACCTGTGAATATAAATATTGTTGTGGGCCAACTTTTTGGCATGTTCTAATCGTTGGCGCACTACATTCATCTCCTCCACTTATCCAGAAAACGGGTGAGTTGGCGGCTGTACAGATTTGCGTGAAAGAGGCAGGCATAATTGGTGTACGAAACGCCGCTACATTTGGAGTAATACAGACACTATTTTGGTTTGCATTTTTCTGAATGCCATAGCTGTAAATGGTTTCGTCCTTATAAAAAACATTGTTGTTTGTGCCGTCTTTATGATAAAATTTGTAGGCGGGGTAGCCAAACCCCGTAAAATCATTGACAGGAACAATAACTTCAGTAGTAGTAACGGGGCAATTGGTCTGCGCCTCAGCAGTGCTAAGGCAGCTCGAAAGCCCGATAATAAACCAAAACGCAACCCACAAAAACGACTTCAAATGTTTTTGGGATAAATGATTCAGTGAATGGATAATTGAGCTCATGATCGGTAAATGAAACTTAGAGTGATGATTTTTCGCAGAAGATATGTAGTTTTGTAAGAGACCAAGCACACTTATGGATGTACCAAAAGTAGAGTGGCTCGGTGGGACAAAATAGCCCAAAATGGCATAATTCATGAACAGTGCTTTTTACTACTTGAACCTGCCTTTTTGGTACATTAAATCATAAATCCAACCATTGGAATCAACCCTAGCTCGTGAAAATCAATACCCTCATCATTGACGACAATCCCAATTGGCGCCTGACTTTAAGTAAGTTTGTGGAAATGAACCCCGTTTTGAAGTTGGTAGCCGTTTGTGAATCTGCTTTTGAAGCGTACGCCAAACTCACTGAAAATGAGGTTGACTTACTCATTTGTGACATTGAAATGCCCGATATTTCGGGAATAGGCTTAGCCAAAAGCCTGCCCAACGGCCCTTTGATTATTTTTGTGACGTCTCACCAAGAATATGCCTTAGACTGTTACGAAGTTTCACCCGTTGATTTTCTGCTCAAACCCCTCAACTTCGAGCGCTTCCTGCAAAGCATCGAAAAGGTACGTAAACGCCTCCTCAGCCAACCCGAAGACATATCACTGAGCCCCTATTTTTTCGTAAAAGATGGGCATAATTACGAGCAAGTTCTCTACCACAATGTGCTCTATATGAAAGCACAAGAGCACTTTTTGCACATTGTCACCCCCAACCACACCTATACTCCAATGCTTTCGATTTCAAAAATGGAAGAGCAACTCAAAGGAGATGTCTTTTTGAGGGTACATCGGTCGTACTTGGTGCATCGGTTGGCCATTGCTACCATTACCAAAGACGATGTCATTTTGAGCAACGGCGAGAAAATTCCGATTGGAGATCAGTATCGCGCCAAAATCAATCGCCAACACATTGGGGGCAACCTCATTAACCGAAATGGCTAAGTAATCACCAAGCACCACCTATTTTTTGCTTTTATTCTCTAAATACCCTATCAATGAAGTGTATTTACCTACTCCTGTGTTTTGAATTTACCCTCCAGATTGCGCTTAAAGCCCAAAATAAATCAAGTTTTGACAGCCTGAAAACGGCCTTTTCAAAAGCAACTTCCGATACGGCAAAGTTGCGTATTCTATTTGCGGATAGACCCATGAAATACATGAGTAATTCTGATGGACTGCTGACGCTTTACCAAGAGGGATACATGCTGGCGAAACGGAAAAATGACAAAGTTGCTCGATTCAGAGCGATACACTACACGGCGTTGACATATATGTATGGTAAATTAAACGAGGAACTAGCCTACAAATGGCTTCAAAAAGCATTGGTAGAAGCAACCGCCGCAAAAAATAATCTATTTATTGGGACAGTCTATTACGCCATGGGAATTATACATGATCATCAAGGAAACCGAGACGAAATGTATAAAGCTTTCTTTAAGTCGGCCGACTATATTGAAAAAGCTCCCGACCCCGTTGTTGGCCCGTTTAATGCGCTTTCTGTAACCTTAGAAAATGATAAAAGGTGGGAAGAACAACTCTCCATCAACAAAAGAATGGTGGCTTTGATGGAACGAACCAAGGCCCCCCTAACCCAACTGGTGATTGCTTATGATGCGTTGGTTAATGCGTTAAGGCACTTCCCTAACCGAAAACAAGAGTTCGCTTATTACCGTAACAAAACCCTGGCAACGATAGACAGCGTACCCATGTCGGCTATTACACCCGATGTTCTGTTAATTATTGCTTCTGTTTGCCATAAGTACAATCGTTCTGATTTAGCTATAAACTATGCACAACAAATACTTAATTGGGGTGACAAAAACGGGGATCTCGCTTCTAAATGCCTTGCAAATAGTTTTTTATCGGAGGTGTATGAAGAACAAAAAAATTATCAACTTGCACTTAAATATTCAAGACAATTTCACATTTTAGATACCCAACATATTGAAAGCCGTTTAAAAGACGACGCAGGCAAAAAGATCATTAAAGCCCAAGCCGACTATGAAATTGCCCTTAAACAAAATGAGGTAGAAAGGCAACAACTATACACATATTTGTCGATTGCTGTAGCTGTATTAGTGATTATGCTGAGTATTGCCATTTATTATATTTATCGCCGTGAGCAGGCTCGAAAAGCTGAATTTCAACAGCTCAACGCCACCAAAGACAAACTCTTCGCCATCCTCTCGCACGACCTGCGCTCGCCCGTGGGCGTCCTCGAAAACAACGTCATGCTCACCAACTGGGGTGCACTGACCCAAGAGGAATTTGTTGAAGCTACCCAAAGTTTGGGACAAGAAATTAGGCAAGTAAGAACCATGCTCGACAACGTACTGCATTGGTCTATTTCGCAACTTGGGGGCATGAAACCAAACCCAAAAACAACTTATGTCTTGCCCATCATTGAGGCTGAAACCAAACTATTATACGCCAGTGCCGAAGCCAAAAGGATAAAAATAACCAGTCTCATTTCGCCCCAAGCGCAGTTGGTGATTGATTCAAACCATTTGGCCATCATCATCAGAAATTTGCTGCAAAATGCCATCAAATTTACCCCTGCTCAAGGAGAAATCAGCATAAAAAGCGCCGAAAAAGGAAAGCAATTCCAGCTCGAAATCAAAGACACTGGGATGGGAATCTCCCAAGAACGAGTGCGTAAGTTGTTTACAATTGACGAAAACTCTTCTCAGCAAGGTACTTCCCAAGAAAAGGGGACGGGACTAGGATTGGTCTTGGTGAAAGAATTAGTAGAGGCCAATAAGGGAACCATTGAAATCGAAAGTGAGCTAGGTGAAGGGACTACATTTTCCATCACTTTTCAGCAATCCTAAAAAGCAAAAAATGAATTAATTGAGAAATTATAAACAACTCACCATGTCCCGAATTTTAGTCTTTCTTGGGGTCATTTTGTGTGCGCTTTCATCCACCCAAGCACAACAAAAAGCTGCCGCAAGCAAAATAGATAGTTTAGCCAAGCATTTTTATTCTGCCAAAACGAATGCCTCAAAAATTCAGGTAATGCTCAACGCGCCCAAACGAATTGATGCGTATTTTGAAAAACCTGACCCTATTATAGACCTCTACCAAAAAGCACTTAAAATAGCAAAAAGTAGGGATGACAAAAAAAGCATCATCTCTTTTTTGATAGAGATAGCCCATCTTAAGATGTACACTGTTTTGGATGAGCCACAAGCATTCAGCCTATATTCGCAAGCTTTAAAATATGCTGAAGAAACAAATGACTTCGCCCTCTGCGCCCAAATATGCAAAGAAATGGCGACCATTAGCGAACATCAAAACTTCAAGGCTGAAATGTATAAATATTTGTTGAAGTCTGTCGAATATACCGAAAAATCGCCAATTGCTTTTTTGAACGCTTATAAGTGGCTGAAATACATGTACTTAGAAGACAACCGAATAGATGATGCCCTAAAAATCAGCAATCAGTGTATAAAGCATGTCAATGAGCGCTCAGCCTCAGTAGAACAGAAAGCATTGGCTTATGGATATTTGTATGAAGTCTTGAAGAAAATACCTAGCAAAAAAGAAGAAGCCAAGACGTGCCGGAAGCGAACCGTGGCATTCCTAAAGAATGTAAAAGAGGAGAGTGCATATGATCATTTAGAGGATATAGCTACGGTTTGTTATGAGGTGGAGCAATATGAATTAGCTATTGAATTTGCAAGCCGTATTTTTAGCCGATCAAGCGTTAATAAGCACATTGTGCTCAATAAAATGCTTTGTTATAAGATAATTGCTGATTCGTACGAGCGGCTCGGGCAGTACCAAAAAAGTTTAGAGAATTACAAAAAATATTCGGAGCTATATGTAAATTTTTTAAAATCTACGGTAAGTTTAGAGTCAGGCAGAAAAGTAATTCGAGCCGAAGGCGAACGTAACCTGCTGATGAAGCAAAACGAGGTAGAAAAAGAGCGATTTTATCGAAATTTGAGTTTTGCCATTGCGGCTTTTGTACTTCTTTTGGGAGGAGTTGTATTAGCTTTTTATAAACGTGAACAAAGACAAAAAAGGGAGTTAACCCAACTCAACGCCACCAAAGACAAACTCTTCGCCATCCTCTCGCACGACCTGCGCTCGCCCGTGGGCGTCCTCGAAAACAACGTCATGCTCACCCATTGGGGAGCACTGACCCAAGAGGAATTTGTTGAAGCTACCCAAAGTTTGGGACAAGAAATTAGACAAGTAAGAACCATGCTCGACAACGTACTGCATTGGTCTATTTCGCAACTTGGGGGCATGAAACCAAACCCAAAAACAACTTATGTCTTGCCCATCATTGAGGCTGAAACCAAACTATTATACGCCAGTGCCGAAGCCAAAAGGATAAAAATAACCAGTCTCATTGCGCCTCAAGCGCAGTTGGTGATTGATTCAAACCATTTGGCCATCATCATCAGAAATTTGCTGCAAAATGCCATCAAATTTACCCCTGCTCAAGGAGAAATCAGCATAAAAAGTACCGAAAAAGGAAAGCAATTCCAGCTCGAAATCAAAGACACTGGGATGGGAATCTCCCAAGAAAGAGTGCGTAAGTTGTTTACCATTAACGAAAAATCTTCTCAGCAAGGTACTTCCCAAGAAAAGGGGACGGGGCTAGGATTGGTCTTGGTGAAAGAATTAGTAGAGGCCAATAAGGGAACCATAGAAATCGAAAGTGAGCTAGGTAAAGGGACTACATTTTTCATCACGTTTCAGCAATCTTAAAAAGTAAAATTTGCTAACTAACCGACCTTCCCCGCAAGTGAATTTTTATAGATTAATCAAGAAATTATAACAACTCACCATGTCCCGAATTTTCGTCCTACTTGGGATCATTTTGTGTGCGCTTTCATCTGCCCAGGCACAACAAAAAGCTACCGTAAGCAAAATAGATAGTTTGGCTAAACTCTTCGATACCGCCCAAAGCAATGTCAAAAAAATTCAGGTAATGCTCGAAGCTCCTAAACGAGTTGATACCTATTTTGAAAAACCTGCCCCTATCCTAAATCTCTATAAAAAAGCCCTCATACTTGCCGAAAGCATCGGCGATAAGAAAAGCACTATATCACTTTTAATAGAGATTGCTTATTTTGAGATGTATATCACGTTTGATGAGCCCAAAGCCTTCCAACTATATTCCCAAGCTTTAACTTATGCCGAAGAAGAGAAAGATTATGCCTCCTGTGCTAAAATAGGTTTTGAATTAGCAGCCATCAACGAGCATCAAAACCTTAGGAATGAAATGTATAAGTACTTTTCAAAAGCAATAGAATTCAATCAAAAATCGCAGGTTTTATATCTTAGGCCCTACCGTTGGGCTTATGCGATGTATTTGGAGGATAATCGAATCAATGAGGCCCTCGAAGTGGGTAGGCAGGCCGTCCGTTACGTGGATGAGCGTTCAGCTCCAGCTGAGTTTAAGGCATTGGCCTACGGATATTACTACGCTGTATTAAAGCGAATGCCTAACAAACAACAAGAAGCCGCTATTTATAAGAATAGGATTGTGGAGCTATTAAGGCAATTTAAAACTCTTTCGGAAACAAATCAATCAGACGATATTGCCACTGTTTGTTATGAAGTTGAGCAATATAAATTAGCCATTTTCTTTGCCAATCAATTGTTTACAAAAACAGATATGGATAGTCAGCTTGAGGCTTCCAAGGTACATTGTTACGAAATGCTTTCGGCTTCTTACGAACGCTTGGGAGACTACCAGAAAAGTTTAGAACTCTACAAAGAATACTCGACTGCTTATGTAAAGGTGCTTAAAAATATGCTCACTTTAGAATCAGGTAGGAAGGTCATTCGAAGCGAAGGTGAACGTAACCTACTTATGAAACAAAAAGAGGTAGAAAAAGAGCGGTTTTATAAAAATTTAAGTTTTGCCATTGCAGCCTTTATTCTGATTTTAGGAGGTATTGTTTTCTTATTTTATCGAAGAGAACAAAAAACAAAACAAGAATTAACCCAGCTCAACGCCACCAAAGACAAGCTCTTCGCCATTCTCTCGCACGACCTGCGCTCGCCCGTAGGAGCCCTCGAAAACAACGTCATGCTCACCAATTGGGGTGCGCTGACTCAAGATGAATTTGTTGAAACTACCCAAAATTTGGGGCAAGAAATCAGGCAGGTAAGAACCATGCTCGATAACGTACTGCATTGGTCGATTTCGCAGCTTGGGGGAATGAAACCAAATCCCAAACGCTTGTCGCTAAATGAAGCCATTCAAGAACAACTAACGCTCCTACAACCTGCTGCCGATGCAAAAAACATTACCCTTCGGCTCCAAATAAAGGAATCGGTGTTTGTCAACGCCGATAAAAATCACGTTGCCATTATCTTCCGAAATCTCTTGCAAAATGCCATAAAATTTACGCGCTCGGCGGGTACTATCGACTTACTTCACCACGAAGACAACGCCTTTCATTACATTCAGGTCAAGGATACGGGCATTGGGATGTCGCCGCAGCAACTCGCGCAGCTTTTTCAATTGGGAGAACAAAACTCACGCCAAGGTACTGCCGCTGAAAAAGGGACAGGACTGGGTCTTGTGTTGGTGAAAGAATTGGTAGAAGCCAATGGGGGCAGCATTGATGTCACTAGCCACCCCGACGAAGGAACAAGCTTTTCTCTCCGTTTTCCAAAATAACGACATACGCTCCTACCCTTGCGGTGCAGGCTTTGGGCCTTTTGAGCCTTTGGGAGGGCCGCCTCTTCGGAATGGGCGTTTGTTATTTTTAGGCTTTTTGTTGGACGCCGCAGGCTTATACTCTGGCCCGTCGCCAAGGCTCGCTGGCAGCACTACCTTTGGCAGTTCTTTGCCAATAAGCCGCTCAATGGCCCCGAGTTTTCTTTGGTCTTTTTCGTTGATAAACGTCACGGCCGTGCCCGTCGTGGCCGCGCGGGCGGTGCGTCCGATTCGGTGAATGTAATCTTCGGGGTCGTGGGGAGCGTCAAAGTTTACCACCAAATCAATCCCTTCTACGTCAATCCCACGTGACAAAATATCCGTTCCAATTAGAATAGGCAAAGCCCTGCTTTTAAACTCTCGCAAAATCTCTTCTCGTTCTTTTTGCTCAAGATCGGAGTGAAACGCTTTGGCCTTTACTTTGGCTTTTCGGAGCTCTTCGTTAAGTTTTTTTACGTTTTCCTTCGTGGAAGCAAAAATGATGATGCTTTCGTAGCTGCCCTCCTTCAAAATATGTTTTAGCAACGGTATTTTTTGGGCGTCATAGGCCAAATAGATTTGTTGCAAAATTCCCTCGGCAGGTTTGGCAACGGCAATGCTGATTTGCTCTGGATTCCGCAAAATCGTCTTGGCCAGCGTTCTTATTTTTGGCGGCATGGTTGCCGAAAACAAAAGCGTTTGGCGTTGTGAGGGCAAATAGCTGATAATCTTGATGATGTCATCATAGAAACCCATGTCTAGCATACGGTCGGCTTCGTCCAAAATCAAGTGTTGCAGGTGTTTAAAGTTGATTTCGCCCATTTGTAAAAGCGCAATCAAACGCCCTGGCGTAGCAATGATTACATTGCCACCGTCGGCCAAAGCGCGGCGTTGTTGGCTCCATGCCGCGCCATCACCACCGCCATAAATGGCAATGGAGCTTACGCCCGTAAAATAGCCCAAGCCTTCGATTTGTTGGTCAATTTGGATGGCTAACTCGCGGGTTGGCGCTAAAACAAGGGTATTGAGGTGCCGAATTTCGTCGGGGGCAATGATAATTTTATTCAGAATTGGCAGCAAATAAGCCGCTGTCTTACCCGTTCCCGTTTGAGCGCAGGCAATGAGGTCTTTATTGTCAAGAATAACGGGAATTGCTTGGGCTTGGATGGGGGTAGGTTCGTCAAAACCCATGGCATTTAGACCATCCAAAAGCTCATATTCAAAGTCAAAATCGTCGAAAGTCAATGGTGATGTGATTAAAGGTGAAAATACAAAAATAGATT contains:
- a CDS encoding LytTR family DNA-binding domain-containing protein, which translates into the protein MKINTLIIDDNPNWRLTLSKFVEMNPVLKLVAVCESAFEAYAKLTENEVDLLICDIEMPDISGIGLAKSLPNGPLIIFVTSHQEYALDCYEVSPVDFLLKPLNFERFLQSIEKVRKRLLSQPEDISLSPYFFVKDGHNYEQVLYHNVLYMKAQEHFLHIVTPNHTYTPMLSISKMEEQLKGDVFLRVHRSYLVHRLAIATITKDDVILSNGEKIPIGDQYRAKINRQHIGGNLINRNG
- a CDS encoding sensor histidine kinase KdpD, producing the protein MKCIYLLLCFEFTLQIALKAQNKSSFDSLKTAFSKATSDTAKLRILFADRPMKYMSNSDGLLTLYQEGYMLAKRKNDKVARFRAIHYTALTYMYGKLNEELAYKWLQKALVEATAAKNNLFIGTVYYAMGIIHDHQGNRDEMYKAFFKSADYIEKAPDPVVGPFNALSVTLENDKRWEEQLSINKRMVALMERTKAPLTQLVIAYDALVNALRHFPNRKQEFAYYRNKTLATIDSVPMSAITPDVLLIIASVCHKYNRSDLAINYAQQILNWGDKNGDLASKCLANSFLSEVYEEQKNYQLALKYSRQFHILDTQHIESRLKDDAGKKIIKAQADYEIALKQNEVERQQLYTYLSIAVAVLVIMLSIAIYYIYRREQARKAEFQQLNATKDKLFAILSHDLRSPVGVLENNVMLTNWGALTQEEFVEATQSLGQEIRQVRTMLDNVLHWSISQLGGMKPNPKTTYVLPIIEAETKLLYASAEAKRIKITSLISPQAQLVIDSNHLAIIIRNLLQNAIKFTPAQGEISIKSAEKGKQFQLEIKDTGMGISQERVRKLFTIDENSSQQGTSQEKGTGLGLVLVKELVEANKGTIEIESELGEGTTFSITFQQS
- a CDS encoding tetratricopeptide repeat-containing sensor histidine kinase, with protein sequence MSRILVFLGVILCALSSTQAQQKAAASKIDSLAKHFYSAKTNASKIQVMLNAPKRIDAYFEKPDPIIDLYQKALKIAKSRDDKKSIISFLIEIAHLKMYTVLDEPQAFSLYSQALKYAEETNDFALCAQICKEMATISEHQNFKAEMYKYLLKSVEYTEKSPIAFLNAYKWLKYMYLEDNRIDDALKISNQCIKHVNERSASVEQKALAYGYLYEVLKKIPSKKEEAKTCRKRTVAFLKNVKEESAYDHLEDIATVCYEVEQYELAIEFASRIFSRSSVNKHIVLNKMLCYKIIADSYERLGQYQKSLENYKKYSELYVNFLKSTVSLESGRKVIRAEGERNLLMKQNEVEKERFYRNLSFAIAAFVLLLGGVVLAFYKREQRQKRELTQLNATKDKLFAILSHDLRSPVGVLENNVMLTHWGALTQEEFVEATQSLGQEIRQVRTMLDNVLHWSISQLGGMKPNPKTTYVLPIIEAETKLLYASAEAKRIKITSLIAPQAQLVIDSNHLAIIIRNLLQNAIKFTPAQGEISIKSTEKGKQFQLEIKDTGMGISQERVRKLFTINEKSSQQGTSQEKGTGLGLVLVKELVEANKGTIEIESELGKGTTFFITFQQS
- a CDS encoding sensor histidine kinase KdpD, whose translation is MSRIFVLLGIILCALSSAQAQQKATVSKIDSLAKLFDTAQSNVKKIQVMLEAPKRVDTYFEKPAPILNLYKKALILAESIGDKKSTISLLIEIAYFEMYITFDEPKAFQLYSQALTYAEEEKDYASCAKIGFELAAINEHQNLRNEMYKYFSKAIEFNQKSQVLYLRPYRWAYAMYLEDNRINEALEVGRQAVRYVDERSAPAEFKALAYGYYYAVLKRMPNKQQEAAIYKNRIVELLRQFKTLSETNQSDDIATVCYEVEQYKLAIFFANQLFTKTDMDSQLEASKVHCYEMLSASYERLGDYQKSLELYKEYSTAYVKVLKNMLTLESGRKVIRSEGERNLLMKQKEVEKERFYKNLSFAIAAFILILGGIVFLFYRREQKTKQELTQLNATKDKLFAILSHDLRSPVGALENNVMLTNWGALTQDEFVETTQNLGQEIRQVRTMLDNVLHWSISQLGGMKPNPKRLSLNEAIQEQLTLLQPAADAKNITLRLQIKESVFVNADKNHVAIIFRNLLQNAIKFTRSAGTIDLLHHEDNAFHYIQVKDTGIGMSPQQLAQLFQLGEQNSRQGTAAEKGTGLGLVLVKELVEANGGSIDVTSHPDEGTSFSLRFPK
- a CDS encoding DEAD/DEAH box helicase translates to MTFDDFDFEYELLDGLNAMGFDEPTPIQAQAIPVILDNKDLIACAQTGTGKTAAYLLPILNKIIIAPDEIRHLNTLVLAPTRELAIQIDQQIEGLGYFTGVSSIAIYGGGDGAAWSQQRRALADGGNVIIATPGRLIALLQMGEINFKHLQHLILDEADRMLDMGFYDDIIKIISYLPSQRQTLLFSATMPPKIRTLAKTILRNPEQISIAVAKPAEGILQQIYLAYDAQKIPLLKHILKEGSYESIIIFASTKENVKKLNEELRKAKVKAKAFHSDLEQKEREEILREFKSRALPILIGTDILSRGIDVEGIDLVVNFDAPHDPEDYIHRIGRTARAATTGTAVTFINEKDQRKLGAIERLIGKELPKVVLPASLGDGPEYKPAASNKKPKNNKRPFRRGGPPKGSKGPKPAPQG